One Aegilops tauschii subsp. strangulata cultivar AL8/78 chromosome 2, Aet v6.0, whole genome shotgun sequence genomic window, ATTGCACTGTTCAACTGTAGCTCTTTTGACCGATGGGCTGCATTTACCTCATTAGATTATATTCCTATATGCTTGCAGCGACCTGAAAGCTTATTAGTTAGCTTGAGAATAAATTTGAAGTCGGGGAAGTAGCAATGTGGTAGGGCCCGTGCATGAAAGAGATTCTCCATTGACCCACCAATCCAAGGAAACATCAGGGAGATTTCGGTTTTGCTATTTCTCACGTACCTAAAATTTTGTGTTATATCAGTcattccttccttccttctcccttCTTCCCAACCTCGCCGGAGAAGAACAACCCAACTATCTATCTTAGAGGGAAGACATGGCCTCACTATCTATCTTAGTGAAAAGCCACAACCTCATTACTATCTTAGGGATAGGGACTGCAGGGGATTGCCGGAGGTTTGCACCGGTGGTGCGAGGCTTAGAGGGATGACCAACAACGGCGGTGGGGGAGGttgaggggagggcggggcggcaaGGTGGTGCACGGTAGCGCCCGCCGGCTGCAGGCAGATGGGGCACGGTTGGCTGACGGTTGCACAGAAGAATGGATCAGATGGTGGATGGAGGAGGAAGATGGTTGAGTGAAAAAAGACGACGTGTGACCAAGCGGTTAGATGCAGATTGGATGGACAGAAAATAAAATGAATGATGAAACGTTTTTTGCAGGCACCTGTTAAATAAACAGTCCCGGGAGATTCTACCACGGTTGCTCAAGAATGTCCAAAGTTCTTTCCAACGCTACTACAAAAACCCGTCTCTGAAGTGCTAGCCGGACCGCCTGAAACATGCCTTCATCTCAGCTGGTGCACTGGTGCTAGACCCCGAGAACAGTTAGGTATGGACGGCAAGGCGAAGATCATCAGAGTTGTGGATGTGGGCTCATTTCTGATGGCGCAGTCCCGACCCACCAAAGATGGATTTCCCTATGGGCTGTGTCTTTTCAGTATGCAGGAAATAATTGCTTAATCCCGCCTCTTGTGGAATGGCATGCTTCAATGCTTGTTTTCTTGAACGTTAGTGTATGGTTGTGCAGCAAGGTAGTAGTATCGTGAAATACATTTGTTGAGGATATGTCGTCGGGTTCATGTTAAGAATGGACTGCTGTTCCATTGGGACACTTGTAAGAACTTCAAAGTGGACAACTGAGCTACAATGCTGGAGGAGGGCGACCAAGGCAAAACAACTGTGTAATCCATCAACAAAATGATGCAGTATTCATATGTCCCTTCCGTATTTCGCGACAGGGATAACATAATAAAGTGGCGGCCGTGAAAGCAGTCCTTGCAAAGTTGGGGCACGGTTTCGGCATCAAGTAGTCAAAGAAGACACGTCGGGTTATGCGGCCATCCCCAGCAGCCAAGACGTCCATAGTCAAAAGGAAAGTATGTCTGAACCCCGGCATGATGCACCCACGCTACATCCATGCAAAAAAAATATATATATCAAAACATTTTGAAAAAAATCTGAAACTTTCTGAAAATGGTTATGAACATGCTTGCAAAGTTTGATGGTCAAATGACATCCGAGGAGCTCTGTAcaagaaaaataaaattacaatTTGTGCTCAAACAGTGCATGTACTTTTTAAGTAGATTTGTCTTTTTTACAGAGCTCCTCAGATGTCACTTGAGCGCCAAAATTTACAAGCATCTATAACATTTGTTTATAATCATTTCCACAAAGCTTCagatttttttagaaaaatattTTGCTAAGTTTTCTTGCGTGAACGTAGCGTGGGTGCACCGAGCTGGGGCGTAGAAAAACCACTCACGTAGTCAAAATGCGCAAGCCACGAGGACAATCTGTATGGCAaaattgacaaatttgacctatggATGAAATCAAATCACACAATGAActgcccgtgaaactatttcacgcggcttaCCTTTTcgtgtgacgcccgacacgaaggcgccacactacactgtgcaacgcctcatAGATAGGTGCTACACGCCTGGCCAGTGTCGCACCCGTGTGATTcaaaaattactaagtcagtgtgcagcgccttagagttaggcgccacactatacagttatacagtgtagcgcctagcttctaggcgttgcactagtggttgCTTTATTTTATAGTGCAaccactagtgcagcgcctgagagctaggcgccacactatacagtgcagcgcctagctcttaGGCTTTGCACAATGACTTAGTAATTTTTAGGCAGTCTGGGATGCAACTCtggccaggcgtgtagcgcctatctgtgaggcgttgcacagtgtagtgtggcgccttcgtgtcgggcgtcacatAAAAAGATCAGctgcgtgaaatagtttcacgggcagttcattctgtgatttgatttcgtccacAGGTCAAATTTGCCCAATCTATATATACTTCATGCAACTTCCAAATTTTACAGCAGAAACACTCAAAATTAAGCAACTGCATACATAGTAGCAGACGTCGTCGTCGTAACAAACCTTAACAAATTCTCCTGGATTTACACATATTATTCAGGTTTCAGGAGAAGTTCACATGTCAAGCTGAACCCATCACACGACACTAGGCTTAGACACTATGTTGCCATATTCGGCATTAGTCTGAGCAGGTGAAGCTCTACCGAGGTAGCTAACGGGCAGAGATGTTCATGCCGAGGTGTTCCCGCGCGAAAGCGACGAGgtgctccagctcggcgtcgtCGACGTAGCCGTTGTGGTCCCTGTCGGCGCGGCGGACGGCGCGGCCGGCCCTAACGGTGGCGAACCAGCAGCCCCGGCGGCGGATGGCCTGGCGGAGCTCGGCCTTGCTGATCCGGCCGTCGCCGTTCACGTCGACCCACTTCTTGAATTCTTCCACCGTCCACGCACACGGGGCGCTCCTTATCGGCATGGCCTATGGGCTATGGTGTCTAGAAGCTCAGAACCAGCTTATCCTAGTCCTTGCAGCCGGAGACTGCCGAGTTCTCGCGGTtgtgcctccttttatagtcgatcCGGTCCTGGAAGCATCTCGTGACTTTATTCGTTTCTATCTGCAGGCTGCGAGGGGTGTTGATCAGAATCCGAATCTCATCTCAGTTATTGGAGGGGGGCGGCAAAGGTAAATTTCAGGTTTGAGCATCGCATCGATCATTTGTTTAGTCGCTACACTTACCGCGATGCTAGTAACGAGCAAGTGCATATATATGACATCGTTTTCTTTTTTTGAAAAAGGAGGTTAAACCCCTAACCTCTGCATCAGTCGATCCATGCAGCCATCTTTATTAATTATTTCACAAGGGTCTTATAAAAACATACATCAAGCCATCCGAAGCCACCACTCGCATGATAATATAGAGAGCTCTCACTCCCCATATCTATAGCGATGCCGTCGCCGATCCATCCACATAACGTATCGAAACAGACAACCAGTGCAACAGACCTAAAGCGTACACTACATGCACACGTTTTATAAGCCGCCATCATCATCGAAACCGCTGTCCCATCTTCAGGAGAGAGATCCGCATCATCCTTGCCAGTCCGGCCATacatcgacgccaccacggcgcccaacgaCTCCACCGCCCTGCGCTCGTCAATCCCGACGCCGAGACTCTGAAAGATCTGTcatgcgtagcacctgccgaccaggcatgacacAACATAGCACCTGTCGGCCAGGTATGACTTGACATCTCTTACCAGACGCATCTGACGCGGTTAGAACGCCGCTCCTCCTGCCAACCTCCACACCATTGCCGCTACTTGAGCTGATACGCAGAGCCCTTCATCCATAGCAACTCTCCCCCGAACACCCAAGCCTCCCAGACAGCGCCTTTATGGAGGGTACGACGCGCagggcgccgccgccgtcccaaTCCAAGATGGATTTTGGACTTTCGTCCGGGAGGGGGTCGGAGGTGGAAAGGAGGGACCTCGGCTTCGCCTTCAAGAAGGGTAACGACATTGAAGCCGTCGTCGATGCCGGGCCGAGCGAGCCGACCAAAGTTTCCTCCGGTCCTCGTCCTGTACCACCAAtctccactagtagaaaaagggtcatctgtcccggttggtaagggccttttgtcccggtttttgaatcgggactaaagggtcgttactaatgccctagccctttaatcccggttcttacacgaaccgggacagatgggcctccacgtggccggtgcggcgagcccaggcaggagggcctttggtcccggttggtggcactatgcagcttcttcggcagtcccggagcttttttggtgaattttctccaaaccctgccagacaaagaaaacaattacttgatatcaggaaatgaacaaagttgctgatatggtggataatgatcgatttaacttacttctcgagcatttgagtcatgtccgcatagtcctggggatcttttcgtctcgagtctaagacggttactactccttactcaagcttaatctctaggagaatatagtggaagctgcgcacgcatgcataagtcatcaattacattactataacctggactaataagggaaaccgaatatgcacaagacagtaacactcacttgaagttgtaaggaaagagtattatatctttgttttcatttattaccaacgatcgtagcaagttggcctcggtattttcggcatgatatttaacctcagttgcatctatgagatttgtgttaatgaacccaatatcatcgatttgtcttttcttcaattcggcgatcttcaatctgcataatatagtgaggataattataaatacatgcaatgaaagagctgacctatatagagagacttaatgacagaagtactactacttacagacagtagcaagtgaccgttgatttatcgagggccttttgattgaaaaactggaagaactcctcaaatggaacattcaacagttcaattccaacgaggtcatgctcctctttaactctcagcgtcaaagtattcctccccccagactctctgcaggttttcatgtaccaatcatgtaatcttcgcatcatcgttgttagagatctttcatctttgacgagaggcttctcgtaatggtatttgtgttcgtccacctccaagaaatcataatgtacatcgtcgggcaggtaatctccaagattgctataaccgggcaccatcttcggatcattagcgacgatgtcggtagacaccttgagcggggggcacgattggttcgcttgttcgccgagttgggaaatttttttcccagctcgtcgttcttttaacctttgatcactgacagtacttcccgaccgctccgcttcgacaaatgtctttgcaataatgcgctcatagttgcctctcggcgaagactttggtggttttgtcagggcagccaaagtgcgcttcgctttcaccggatctaccttctcctccggaggtggatgtttctttgctttcaccccttcaaagaagttcgtcacttcggctcgcacgatcttcgtggttttctcctcggtcctctcgtatggtaacttctctggagtcttcagagaaggaccgaatatgtattgcctcccgcctctggctgtactgctagacgccggcagagcagacggagcggctgcggctgttttccttccttgcttacgaggcggaggagaaggactacgacgcaccggagcagccggagcagcggcgggtctcttccgcccttgctgacgaggcggagaaggaggaggctggctgctcgggcgcgccggcgcaggcggagaaggaggcggagtgccgccacgcgccggagaaggaggctgagtgccctgatcactcgccggaggaggaggcggagtgccgccacgcgccggagaaggaggccgagtgccctgatcactcgccggaggaggaggcggaggaggaggcggagtgcccttactcgccgcaggcgtccagttcggaaggttgatgagctccttccgccataggcatggagtcttcagagcagaacccagccgagtatccccttcaccggtagggtggtcaagctggaggtcctcaaatccctccgttatttcgtccaccgtcaccctagcatatccttctggaatcggacgacagtgaaaagttgcgctgggttcaggaggtcgaacagagccgacagccgccttgactttgaagttctgccattgcgtcataaggtggcaatgttgagactccgtgatagaatccacggggtagctagcaggagccgtcaagacatgctccggctgaagcagctcggtggaagccacgctgcttctccgctgagatggcggggtagcttcagGGGTactttcggcatgtcgattgccgtatcgttcctctagcgcttgaaccctttcgtgcagcttctgaatttgggtctgctccacttttttcctcctctcctggcttttgtaaccgcctgcgtccgaaaaaccagccttccacggaacggagcctggcgtgcctcgtgtccgtccagggtgctcaggattcccgagggccattgtgagctcgtcgttctctctgtctggaacgaacgtcccttgatgcgctgcatcgatatagtgctgaagcctcttgactggtattctcaaaatcttgtccgtccaaacgcacctccctgatacagggtccaattttccgccagccccgaagaaccaagtccggcaacggtctggccagttcattgtctctggttcgatccctttatcaagcagatcattctcagggcccacttaggtcgggctttgaggtaaccacctgaccccgtgcgatggtgaagcttcttcttcgcagcatttttcttgtttgtcgttgacaacttcttactcttttccgatgtcttgtgggccacaaatgcgggccagtgatctctgatcttctcatatttgccgatgaattctggtgtctcttctttgtcgacaaacgttttcagctcattcttccacctcctgaataggtctgccatcttcttaagagcatgagacttgattaattgctctttaactggcttctccagatcgatcctcctctggcggtagggtgaaatttgccttcaactcagtccaaagatcatctttctgcatatcattgacataagacacctcagggtcttccttcttaggcttataccattggtggatgctgatcgagATCTTGTCCCTAataagaaccccgcactgagcagcaaatgcttcctttgtccggatgggttcaatcggttggccgtcgcgtgcgattgctgtgatctcaaacctttcatccgagcgcaactttctcttcgggcctcgtctctttaccgaagttgtgctcgatccggagggctagaaaaaagaagaaagacgagagttaattaatatgtgtacataccaaaacaatgaatgcatcaattagctagtcagcacaggcttaactaatatatttacctggccggactctgttcggtcaccggagccgtcaccacgggctccttcttgcaccagcattgggtcaccggagccatcataatcatgtctttcctcctccactcttcgatcaccatagcctgctctcttcaccctgttcttccagaccatcattgtcgttaagatacgacaagacatcacctccggctaagattatgtcccccaacacctcttctgcttcctcgtctcgtccgtgctccattgtttctgcaaatattacaacatggcaattattacacaaacatgacagcaggtggatatattagtgcaaacgtagacctagcttattccgggtttggggtggcctcggcaacgcttcaagggtaggggcgcggcgggagggggtaggagaccgacatctttttttctagggtttgggtgtccttgagagttttggtcgagcgagagggccggggaggggggggggtgctcccgtggtataagttatcacggtcgagagggggtgctcacttttctaaaaatctaacttttgcatatatgaacatatatacacagagaacatacatacatatatacactTTTCTAAACATgaagcaggtggatatattagtggaaaacatagacctagcttctcccgggtttggggtggcctcggcaacgcttcacgTTTGTCTagctagtgtcaaaggattcaacaaaaccccTCGGCGTTCCTcaaccctcgacccctcgatgACCCTCGCACCTCgaaccctcgacgaccctcgacccctcggtgaccctcgaccctccgccctagttcccgaccctcgaccgctcggcgatcctcgacaccctcattcccgataaaaagaagaagaaaaaaaagaggagaagaagaaggaatagaggagtggaagatttctttttttcttcttcttcctcttattttttccgacgtcccccctcatgtcaTGTCCGACGCCCCCCGCCTCATGTAAtgtccgacgtcccccctcatTTTAACAAAGAACTACCTTAAAAAAAGACTTGCTTCGCCGCGGGTGCTCGATCGGTGCGACGTGGACTCGGTGGAAACACTTTATGAAAATACGGTGGTGGCCGGGCCGGGcggttttcttttccttcttcattttttcctttgttttttcttatatGTTTGTTTTCGTTTTCACTCTACAATTTCGTACATAtgaaaaaaataaagtttctatacaaaagtgcacaatttttatgaacaaattacaacatctaaattaaccacacatctaaataaatattactacacatctgaaattttcctaatcttaaaactaaactaaacataaactaaaataatctaaaaaacatgtaaaaacatCTAAGAATAGCATCTAAAAACATCTAAAAAAATCTaaaaacatctacaaaacatccgcCCCGTGCACCGCAGGGGCGGAGGCGCCGGTGGGGCGGGGTGCAGGGGCGCGAGACAGGGGAGGGCGCGGGAGCAGGCTGGTGCTCACagggggcggcggggcacggtggagcaggggcgacggcgacggcagaGGGCGGTGACGACGACTCGGAGGAGCAGGGGCAGAGGGcgaaagcggcggcggcggcgacgttgagcagcctgacggcgtcggtggcgggggcgacggcgacgtcgagtagcctgacggcgtcggcggcggcggcgacggcaacgtgaagcaggggcgtcgggcggcgacggcgaggaggagcaggGGCGTCGGGGGTGAAGAAGTGATGGATTTGGTCGAAACTGCTAAGAGTTTGCTTGTATATCcagggcattggtaccggttcgtggcaccaaccgggaccaatgacccctttagtcccggtttgtgccaccaaccgggaccaaaggtctcttttcagcagcccaaagggcgggaagcggcggcctttggtcccggttggtggcaccaaccgggactaaagggggggcattggtaccggttagtgccaccaaccggtaccaatgcacccctttagtcccggttggtgccaccaactgggaccaaaggccttgtgctacTGCGCcagcgtcgaaagtttagtcccacctcgctagttgagaggggcgcgcagtggtttataagccccactgccgctcccctctcgagctcctctccattgcaggcttacgggcctaattgtcactgctatgcctgatgggcctactgggccttctgcgggcctgaatcctggcccatcgatgggtttctagtcgtattcaggccgtggtggcccagtaggtggcatattttttatttttgcctgttttttgttttatttattttgttttgtttctacttacaacaaaaaacttatttattttattttattttgtttctaattacttatttattttactttatgataattctttttgctattaaagtttctaacaaaaaaagttctttatgaaaattctttttgcttgcaatgattttgaatagaaaatacttcaataattttagttgcatcaattttatataattttagtttcaataatactagaggttgcttataatgttttgaacagaaaatactttgataattttagtttcataaattttatttatgttattaaagtttattttattttgtttctacttatatattttattaaagtttatattgttttgtttctaattacttatttattttatttgttatttttcatgcatttactgattattttgagctataagaccctaaaattgaaaagcatttcaaatgaactctgaaaaggttgaaagttggcatggtatcatcatttcatccacatagcatgtgcaagaaagttgagagggttacggcaaaaactggatgcacttcgtgtacaaaacggacaatctctttcgaagtatcaggatttcatacggaaactcgtctgttacaaagggatttcattttttaaaacttatttgaactcctgactttttgtgtgttcaaaatgcaccattcaaagccacatcatcaattttcaaccctttttgacttcatttgttatttttcatgcatttattgattatcttgagctataagaccctgaaattgaaaagcatttcaaatgaactctgaaaaggttgaaagttggcatggtatcatcatttcatccacatagcatgtgcaagaaagttgagagggttacgacaaaaactggatgcacttcgtgtataaaacggacagtggtatcatactcgtctgttacaaagttggcatggtatcatcatagttgcgggagaaagtcttcactttttcttcgcttgtgtcatttgcttattgcgccattaccatggataatcttcatcgtttatcaggatgcttgggtcagccttgactttgaagggacgaatttcatgaaacttttcataatcttaagacatgtctgtcttgccctccactcccacaatgtccctttttcctaaaagaactatgtggcgctttggctcatcgtatgatgtattcgcttccttatcttttctttttctcggtctggtagacatgttcttcacatagataacctgtgccacatcattggctaggacgaacggttcgtcagtgtacccaagattgttcagatccactgttgtcattccgtactgtgggtctacctgtaccccgcctcctgacagattgacccatttgcacttatagTCAAGTTctcatatgtccattatgtaaccataatatgtgtcatttcccctctcggttgctgcatcaaagcggacaccgctgttttggttggtgctcttttgatcttgggcgatcgtgtaaaatgtattcccaattatctcgtatcctttgtaagtcaatacagtcgaagatggtcccctggacaacgagtacaactcatcacaaacagtggtgtcacctctgagacgtgtttccaacaactgctgaaagtcctgatgtgttcacatgtaatccagtcgtcgcactgctctgggtgtttggagcgcagactgttcttgtgttcatcgacatacggggtcaccaaggtagagttctgtagaactgtgtagtgtgcttgagaccaagaatgcccatccctgcatattattgagtccgctcctagcgtgccttttccagtcagtctcccctcataccgcgatttagggagacctatctt contains:
- the LOC109751259 gene encoding uncharacterized protein, with the protein product MPIRSAPCAWTVEEFKKWVDVNGDGRISKAELRQAIRRRGCWFATVRAGRAVRRADRDHNGYVDDAELEHLVAFAREHLGMNISAR